A window from Flavobacterium gyeonganense encodes these proteins:
- a CDS encoding DUF937 domain-containing protein, with translation MTPNLQIELRRFISSNVISKLNKFYFENDALLIKAIDVSLGTVLMGCYNNFDEKALTEMTELVTESTFYKEVDFTSSRILSVDENYKSEGNHFLEKIFTSKKARITEMISNEVGIKSETAREVLNFSTLLILSYLKYNAEVASSLKLLLDEQKRDILNSIPPGIKIILGFSCYETVEEKNNSRFARSIFNLFGNI, from the coding sequence ATGACCCCAAATCTACAAATTGAACTACGCCGTTTTATCTCATCTAATGTCATCTCAAAACTGAACAAATTCTATTTCGAAAATGATGCTTTACTAATTAAGGCTATCGATGTCTCGCTGGGAACTGTTTTAATGGGATGCTATAACAATTTTGATGAAAAAGCTTTAACGGAAATGACTGAGCTTGTAACAGAATCAACATTTTACAAAGAAGTTGATTTTACTTCTTCCAGAATTTTGTCTGTGGATGAAAATTATAAATCAGAAGGAAATCACTTTTTAGAAAAAATTTTCACCAGCAAAAAAGCCAGAATTACTGAAATGATTTCGAATGAAGTCGGCATCAAAAGTGAAACAGCACGTGAAGTTTTAAACTTTTCTACATTGCTTATCCTTTCTTATTTAAAGTATAATGCTGAAGTAGCTTCAAGTTTAAAATTGCTTCTCGATGAACAAAAAAGAGACATCTTAAACAGCATACCTCCGGGAATTAAAATTATTTTAGGCTTCTCCTGTTATGAAACTGTGGAAGAAAAAAATAATTCGCGTTTCGCAAGATCAATTTTTAATCTTTTTGGAAACATCTAA
- a CDS encoding DUF456 domain-containing protein — translation MDLVLVLLGFICMIIGIMGSFLPVLPGLSSCWVGLLLLYLTKAVENNYWVLGITFIIMIIITILDYVIPAKGTKRFGGSSYGIWGTNIGLIVGILTPIPFGIIIGPFAGAFIGEMLYDSKDHRRAFKAATGSLIGFLASGFINFLMCVIYFGSFLTIVWKNRVLLF, via the coding sequence ATGGATTTAGTATTAGTTTTACTTGGTTTTATCTGCATGATTATAGGAATCATGGGAAGTTTTTTGCCCGTTTTACCCGGGCTGTCAAGTTGTTGGGTTGGTTTGTTATTACTGTATTTAACCAAAGCGGTTGAAAATAATTACTGGGTTTTAGGAATTACTTTTATCATCATGATTATTATCACGATTTTAGATTATGTGATTCCAGCCAAGGGAACTAAACGTTTTGGCGGCAGCTCATACGGCATTTGGGGAACTAATATTGGTCTTATAGTTGGTATCCTTACACCAATTCCTTTTGGAATAATTATAGGCCCATTTGCAGGGGCATTCATAGGTGAAATGCTATACGATTCTAAAGATCATAGAAGAGCATTTAAGGCTGCAACAGGTTCACTAATTGGTTTTTTAGCCTCCGGTTTTATCAATTTTTTAATGTGCGTTATTTATTTTGGATCATTTCTTACTATAGTTTGGAAAAACAGAGTTTTATTGTTTTAA
- a CDS encoding glycosyltransferase family 2 protein → MSLILFVILKIYVITIGLLIYGFFKVKKYQKSDLEPKTSFTIIVPFRNEAKNLPLLLESFSKLNYPLDLFEVILVDDSSEEKFEVSGFRFQVSTVDTIRMSKSPKKDAITTAMQHVKTEWVITTDADCIVPENWLLSFDNYIQENKISMLAGAVRYDCKNSFLDHFQQLDLTSLQGATIGSFGLDYAFMCNGANFAYTKSLFESLNGFEGNDKIASGDDVFLLQKAIRKFPKEVHYLKDEEAIVTTKPTETWKTLFYQRVRWAAKTSSYQSAFGKLLGLVVFFGNLSFVIGFLFLLFGIWSYPIFVLFAFLKFFIDFVLLYITSLYLTKGHLKSWFLSSLFYPFFSSAVALYSLFGSYEWKNRRFKV, encoded by the coding sequence ATGAGCCTGATATTGTTTGTCATATTAAAAATTTATGTCATAACAATCGGCTTGCTGATTTATGGTTTTTTCAAAGTCAAAAAATATCAAAAATCAGATTTAGAACCTAAAACAAGTTTTACGATTATAGTTCCGTTTCGCAATGAAGCAAAAAATTTGCCCCTACTTTTAGAAAGCTTTTCGAAATTAAATTACCCACTTGATTTATTTGAAGTGATTTTGGTTGATGATTCTTCAGAAGAAAAGTTTGAGGTTTCAGGTTTCAGGTTTCAGGTTTCTACAGTTGATACTATTCGTATGTCAAAATCTCCTAAAAAAGATGCCATCACAACCGCAATGCAGCATGTAAAAACCGAATGGGTTATTACCACCGATGCCGATTGTATTGTTCCTGAAAACTGGCTTTTATCATTCGACAATTATATTCAGGAAAATAAAATCTCGATGCTCGCAGGGGCAGTTAGGTATGATTGCAAAAATTCATTTTTAGATCATTTCCAGCAATTGGATTTAACAAGCCTGCAAGGAGCTACCATCGGAAGTTTTGGACTTGACTATGCTTTTATGTGCAATGGCGCCAATTTTGCGTATACAAAATCATTATTTGAAAGCTTAAACGGCTTTGAAGGAAACGATAAAATTGCCAGCGGAGATGATGTTTTTTTATTGCAGAAAGCAATTCGGAAATTCCCAAAAGAAGTTCATTATTTAAAAGATGAAGAAGCTATCGTAACCACCAAACCCACTGAAACCTGGAAAACTTTATTTTATCAAAGAGTGCGCTGGGCGGCAAAGACAAGTTCGTATCAAAGTGCGTTTGGAAAGTTATTGGGACTGGTTGTTTTCTTTGGAAATTTAAGTTTCGTTATTGGATTTTTATTTCTCCTTTTTGGAATCTGGTCGTATCCTATTTTTGTTTTGTTTGCTTTTCTTAAGTTTTTTATAGATTTTGTTTTGCTTTATATCACCAGTCTTTATTTGACTAAAGGCCATCTAAAAAGTTGGTTTTTGAGTAGTCTGTTTTATCCCTTTTTTAGTTCGGCTGTAGCTTTATACAGTTTGTTTGGCTCTTATGAATGGAAAAACCGTCGGTTTAAAGTATAA